The genomic window ttaaattttcccccccccaaaaactttttttttttggtttttaaaattttttttttttttaaaaatttttttttaaaaaaccaattttttaaaaaaatttttttttttttttaaaatttttaaaaaaattttccccccaaaattttccctttttaaaattttaaaaaagggtttttttttttaaaaaaatttttttttttaaatttttttttttttcaaaaaatttaaaaaaaaaaacttttaaaaaaaactttccccaaaaaattttttttaaaaattttttaaaaaaaaaaaaaagttaatttattttttttggggaaaaaaattttaatttaaaaaaaaaaacccccttttttttttttttggggggggttttttcccctttttttttttaaaaaatttttttggcccctttttttccaaaaattttttttaaaaaccccccgggggggggggttttttaaaaaattttttaaaaaaaggaaattttttccccccaaaaaaaaaaattttttttttttgttttccccttttttaaaaaattttttttttggggaaaaaaaaaaaaaaaatttcccccaaaattttttttccccaaaaaaacccccccaaaaaaaaaaaaaattttttaaaatttttttttaaaaaattttttttttaaaaaaagggaaaaaaaatttttttttaaaatttttttttaaaaaaaaaaaaaaattttttttaaaaaaattttttaaaaattttttttttttaaaatttaaatttttttaaaaaccccaaaaaaaaaaaaatttaaaaaaaaattttttttttggggaaaaatttttttcccccccccaaatttttaaaaaaaattttaaaaaccccctttaaaaaaaaaaaaaaatttttttaaaaacccggttttttttttaaaaaaaaattttttttaaaaaaaaaaattttttttaatttttttttaaaaaaaaaagggcctcTTTGTTGTGCAATTTTAGATCAGAAGGAATAGATGAGATGAAAATATATGCGGTCCATTTCCTTGGGTGCTGTTCTACAGTTAGCCAACTGTAAAAGGATTTGGCATGACAAGTgtaacctttttattttttacaatatacAACTTGAACCATAACTGCGTTTGCCTAATATTAGAGATTTTTATAACGTTAATAATGCATGGAGACTAGAGTAGACCCACAGGTTGATTAACCAAagcttctttttattttgtacAAAAAACATAAACACACATGAAATTTCTACTACCACCACTTTATAGACAAAGCttcaacataaaaattacaACACTTCCCACTGCAACATCATTAGACAAAAACAGGAACACTAAAGTCAGTACCATATTTACTAGTAGTAGCTACTTCAAGTCTACAACCATGAAGGTTTACCATTATTTCTATTTAGGTACCACTTAAAATACACAACCGTGCAAGCATATACATTAATTATCTAACTTCAAGAGCAACCGAAAGCTATTGAGTTCGACAGAACACAATAGCTTGGTTCCGCACAATTTAGTAGCTTTAGAACTTGCCAGCATCGATCTGTATCATGTCCTTGATCCTTTAGGAACAGCGCCCCCACCACCATTGTTGAAGTCTTGCCTAGGTATATAATGGTGATTATTCACACTTCTACTTCCTTCCTGCGAAACACCATTATTATCGTCTTCTTTATTCTCGATTAATTTCCTGCTCGTGGCCAAGCTAGAAGTCATCACCAATATGACTAAAACAACCACAATGAACCTCATAACTATTGCACCCTTCATATTTTGTACCCTGCGAATCAAGAATGATAAATAAATTAAACCATACGTTTAGTCGTATATTGAGACTATGCAACTAATAAAAAACGTGAATTTATGCCTTTGTAGTAAAGATATATAAGAACATGATTATCGATAACTtccataataataaaaaaaaggaataattaGGGCTTATGGATCATCAACACACTGGCTAAGAAAAACCACGTAAATTAAGATACGCCTTTCAACTATCATGTCTTAATTAAGCACGAGAGTTTTGTTCCAGTTTCGTGGAAATACAAGTAGAAAAGGGAATAAAATATAATGATAATTTGATTGTTTGTTgcaaaacaattaaaaaaaaataaagatgtaTCATAAATCTCTTCACACTTATTCCAAGCTCAAAGTATCATTTATCAAATAAGAATCCCCTAAGTTACGtggtttctttttcttgaagcATCGtttaattaaccaaaaaaattgtttgcaTGACGGgatgattttcttctcttataATGGCACAATAGATATCCTATCTAATGCTATGAAATTTAATCTTACCTGGCTAAAGACAAGAAGAACTAAAGGatatatatttgaagttaaTTTGCTGTGAGGTATATGAAATTTCTTACGTTGTTTATATAGTTGAATCTAGCTAGAGATCACGTAATTACTATTCATCTTATTTAATTTAGAAATGGGAACCCCACCAAATGAGGCAAAAATAAGTGggattgccatattagacaaaTAAATGATGGTATTTTTCCTTGGTTTCTTGCTGGGTGTTCGTTACTTGTTTTAGGTCCCGAATAATCCAGATTCACGCTTGAAAGTTCCGTTTTAGGGGATAAAGTTTCCTACCAAAGACGACTTCATACCTAGGACTCGAACCTAAAATCTTTAGTTAAAGATAGAGAAATACTTAACTCAACAACGTGCTAAATGGTGAATTTTAAGGAAATATCATCTGCATTTTgatatattaattaaaatttaacccCACATTAATGTCAGTGGGTTTTATGATAAACCAAAAGTCAACCAGTAACAGTTGTATTACTGTATTACTACATGCCTAATTATGACTAGCATAATCTCTGATGTTTCTTTGGGATTTATCTATATCTATGTTGTGATTTAATCCTATCCTAGACgagtttatgttatatatattgttagtgtaaataactttttatattttcaagTCTTTCGAAATAAATTTACATGTAAATCTCATTTAAATGTGAGATttgtaattttcaaaaaaaggctAGTGTATGAGTAAAAATTGCAACTAACACGTGGACCAACATATGGCTGACACATGTTAGTTAAGGCAATGGCGTAGAAAGACCTAACGGTAATGCCGAGCATAGTAATTACGGAGAGGTAGCTAATACCGACGACATGGTCAACGAAGAAAACATCAACATGAACAACATACGAGATCCTATTGATTAcgcattaaatagaattaatgcAGTAACGGCGAAACGGTTTCGACGACCTTAATCAAGAAATTAAATGACAATCACTAATTCAGCAATTAATGATTGTCGTTACCTACTCACAACGGGAAAGGCACCAGACAGGACCAAATACCTATAAATAGTACTTTCACTTGTATACCTGGGCATCGAATACTCACTAAAAAGAAGAGACTATTCTTGATTACTTtctacttattattattattattattattattattattattattattattattattattattattatttgatcaTCAAGCTCTTGTTCATTCTTAGCAAAGGAGAAGTCCATTACTGTTATTCATCATAATTGGCATAAGTtcactctttctttttatttactaTTTCTTTATCAATTTTTGAGTAAGTTGCTTGTATTAATTCAACCATTTTTATCAAATTACTATCAACTGTGGTTAACCTTATTTAACTTTCAATACAAATTTAACTATTTGATCAAAGTAATTAGATACCACTACAACAGACAAAAATGATCATAGTTTGAAAATTCTTTCTAGACATATGGAACTTGCATGATTAAAATCGTTCATTTTCAAATGCATAGTAATTTGCACTTGCCTAGTTGTTGttctaaaacaaataaaaaaaaatcatgatcaATTATTTATCATGCTTCTCCGCcgcaaaaaaattgaattgactaATTTTGGCATCCAATTTGACAACCAATTATGTTCATTTGCTATTTGATGAGTCCTTTTGCAATAtaacaaagagaaaaaatatcTAGGAAGGGATATATGACTTTCCAATTTCGTCCACTTTTATCATGAGTTAATTGTTTGTATGATCTGGGAATTTTGTTCTGATGAGGAAAAAAGTAAATTATGAGTAAATATATTGttataaaaaagtaattttacTAGGTAATTTTTATAGTTTGGATGACCATAGAAGTAACTAACTCTTCCTATTAGTATAGTAATTATTTCTCTGATGATACCTCTATCGAAATCCGGGACAATGTTATGGAGTTCAACTCATACGGTTGAGATTTTAGGACCCTGGAAGGAATTTAGTAAAAATTCTAGAGTGCGAACTTATAAAGATGAACTCAAAGTCAAACACATGAAAGTTTTCGAAAATATGAATGGATAAAAATTGAaacttcatattttattttgaaatttgaatcgTATCAGTTTTAACTCCAAGAACATTTCTCATAGTCTTGTACTTCAAGTTGCATGGTGAATATCCAAAGTTTTAagagttttttaaattttcatattaaaAAGTGGCTAAAGTTTAATTAATACTATTAAAACGCTAGCCAAAATTTGATGGCAATttgtaatctttaatttttgtccctcaaattgctggtctttaattttttgtccttCACCTAAAATACCccaaggttctgggttcgaatcccggctcaatcacaaaaaaaaaataaaaatcgcaaggtagggTTTCTTAGCAAAATTAGACTTATTCAAGCAAAAGtaacttttgtagaattccaacatagtaaaaaataaaaaaggcaaACCTTTGATCTTATAAATTTGACTATAAGGGTTTTTCCCGAGTAACTGGGGTATTTTCAACAActtttgccttgcgattttttgtTTTGACCAAATGTTTTTCCCCTACTTTGAGGTACGAATCACGATTGTAATCTCGGGATATTTTTAGCTAcagtcttttttttaaaaagcgttcaaaaattaaagaccaccccaaaagaaagacaatctacgcaaaaaaaaaaaaaagttacaaaagaaaaaaaattttttgctttgccttgtgattttttgttttttgattgaGCTGGGCTCATGGACATGTTAATCTAATTGGATTggattgttttgtttttttgccaAGCTAAAAATCCAAGTCTCGGGGATATTTTCCACTCAAAGTTCAAAATTAAAactagaaaaaaatagaaaagaacgGACATTTTTACCTATGGATTGGATTGGGCTTTGTTCGAAGACGAAGAACAACGAAAAaaactagtaaaaaaaaatgaaagaagagcaATAGCGAGTACAAATACGAATCTCGTATCGTTATGAGCGATTTGTCGTACCAGAAGGCGTAAAAAAGTAAGTAGTTCATTTTTCTCATACTTTTAttaccttctttttttaatgggtgtaactttttttttttggttaggGTTTCGTATGAGAGGGATACGAAGATAATGAATGCAGCTACATTTACTGTTGAAAGAGAAGACCACACTATTGGCAACATTGTTCGCATGTAAGTGAACACACTaattactctcttttttttgtttggtctATTTCTATTGTAAGTTTTATGTTACTTTTATAAATGttataaaaaatgagaaattttgaCTCCCCacccccccctcctcctcccctcccccaaattttttaaatgctGAGGTGGATGGTGGGTGAGGTGGGGGGTGTGGGGTTAggccgttagggcgtgatgggggTAGAGTTGGTTTAGGGTTGGGGTGTGGGGTGGTTTGGGGTCTTTGGGTGAGTGTGGTGTAGtggtgggtggtgtggggtgaaggaaaatattttaggGAAATTTATGCTCTATGTCtattgggagaaaatatttacacgctttagcccatattttgagtttgttatcCAGTTTAGCTcgtatttgtgtataaacacctttttataatctttatacaaggttgatggTGGGTGGTTGTGTTGCTTGGGGTGAGGGTGGATGGGATGGGGTGggtggtatgaaggaaaatatttttaggCAATCTATGTATACTGGGAGAAAATACTTACGCCACATAACTCATATGTTGAGTTTGTTATGCGGTTTAgttcatatttgtgtataaacaccttttgtACACTATTATACACTTCTATAAAAGGTTGATACATTACGTATAGAGCTTTCCACCCAGGTATggtgttgtataatattgtatattgggcCACAAACATAATGTTGAGTTTTCTTTTGATCTCTTTCATAATTGGTGAATatgaaccaacaacaacaacaataacatacccagtgaaatcccacagtATGGTGAATATGAAccattacatatatattatggtaTAAAAAAGAACATAATTGGGAGACAAGGAAGAGGACGACAAAAGGATCCTGATGGGTTTTTATTCTTAGTCCACAACAAGTACTCTTGTTTCTTCTTCAGTATATAGCCAATAGAAGCCTTTTTTCGTTCGGACAAGAATTCTCTTCGATGTTTCTCTTTTGGGATTTTCTTGGTGAATATCCTTTCTACTCCACTTTCAACCCCCAGGTAAAGTAGTCTTCGTTGGTATTATCCACACTTAAGGACAATCACTGTTCTTCTGTTTCAAGCATCTGAACAACTATCTAATGTTATGTTTTATGTCAAAATATGGTTCTGATCCATTAACTAATAGATAAAGGGACGAATGGAGAGTTGGTCGTGGTGGCGGTAATGGTGGCAATGGTGGTGGAGGGGAAGAAAATTTTGGTGGCGGAAGAACAAATATAGGGgagggtaaaatgggttaggggtgttgaggtggcatgccacgtggcatccatCTCATCAAATGTGTGGCAGCCACGTAGGATTGGATGTCCACCTTGGCTAACTTTAAcggttgaggggtatatttggccccaaagtataacggcaggggtatatttgaccccaaagtataatgaggggtatatttggcccttttctcatagtacaAGGGtgtatttggcccttttccattttGAAAATCCCTTATTTCTATTGGATTTTCAGgtatttttcttatattcttgGTAATGACctgattttttttgtaatattgacatgatttttgaaaataacGACAGTACATAGGGATGAGAATGTCTGTTCTTTGGATACAAGTTGCCTCATCCTCTTCAGTACAAAATCTTGCTTAGGGTATTGTGCCTATTTCctcacttttttttgttttttgttttatagCTCGTATTGTTGTGGCCAAGTGGTCAATGGATTTCTGTTGGCAGACGTAATTGTGCAGGTGGGAGGTAGTAGGTTAAGGTGGAATGAAAAAATTGCAATGCCTTTAAAAGTAAGACTAACTCTGTATAGCATGATATGTGATATTCGTGAgtatgaaaataaaacaaaaatgacTTGTAGCAACTAGGGAatgttatactccctccgttccaatttatgcGGCACCTTTTagatttcgagattcaaacaagTTTTTTCTTTGAccacaaatattttgaattgtcaattattgtgacttatagtgcTTTTTATGTTctttccaaatatgtaaattttatgtcaaaaaacttaaagattcttTGTCCAAATACCCGGTCAAAATTAACaggtttgactctcgaaatccgaattgtgccacataaattaggacagagagtGTAGCTTGTTATACTGCTCATAAAGGATTGAAAGATAGCATGACTCAAGCTAGTTCGGTTTTAAAGGTGTGAGTAATGGAAAGAAGGGTCATGAGTGTTCGCGAAGACGGAGGAATACGAGAATGATAGGGTTGTTTGGCTGATCCTTATAAGAGGAGTTGGACAAGCTGTATTAATGGGGTGGGAAGGTAAAGTTATGGAAGCTGGAAGATGTGTCATCCATTTAGTTTACAATTTTGTCTGTTGGATATTATGATGTTTTACTGCAACCTTGCTTGTTTATGCACTTTGATCTCTCCGGATTTGACCTATTTGCTTTCTTTGATTTGCAGATTCAAACAACAAGCCAGTCCTCACCTATGCAGGCATATAACCAGGCTATAAATGATCTTGATAAGGAACTTGATCATTTGAAGAATCAGTTCGAGGTACagttatcttttaatttttagtcTAGCTTGTTTCAAGTAGACTTTGTCTTTGTACTATCATGTGTTTCTAACATTAATGCATGCATCATTTCTGGCTTTGAATGTCAAGATGTTCAGTGATGTTTCATTGTTATAAGAAGAAAATATCAAAAGAGTTGACATATATTTGgaagtttttaaatatttggaaAATCATAAATAGATAATGCAGCTTGTATCCTTACAAGTTTACTTTTTACTTGAATATTTGTATGGTTCATCTCtacttctttccttttcttttccttttttgggtTGGATTTTATGGTTCCCCTTCTTCTGTACTTAAGAGGAAGCATCAATTTAAAATCATTTAAGTAGTGTTTTACTTCATTTTATATTATGAAATGCTACGGTTCTAACTTCTAAGCTGGGTTTGGATGCAAATTGTTGCATCTTCTGAAATGAGTTGAGCTTCTTTACCTTCTTGAGATACAATAAATGATAGGGAAGACAACCTGTTAGATAAGCTCTTATCTTGAAGTTCTTACAATTTCTTAGCTCGAACTTGAAACTCTGATTCAAAAACTCAATTGAAATTTCATGTCGGGACAGCTCAAACTCAAAGAAGctctttaatattttctttcctttttcatgcACCGACATGCCCAGTTTTGTCGCTATGATTGTCTTCCCTTTTACCTCCTAATGATACAAAATGTAATAAACCCTTGAACAAACAAAAAATACTTGTTAGTTGTTACCATTCTCTCCCTCCCTATTGCTATTGAAGGACGATTCCACTTATTTTTGCTATCAATGACCTTGTCCTAGAAGCTGCTCAATTATGCCTTGAATAAGCCTTGTAGGTCTTGAACCTTTGAGAAATGAACACTGGTGACCATGGACTGGGTTATCGTTCTTCCACCACTTGCTTTAGTCATCGATGACCATAGGAAAGATAAACAATATTTATAGACTTCATTCCAACTTATGTGAAGGTTAAAACGATGAAAGGGAGAATGTGAAAAGTCCTCTTTCTTTGGCCTCCTTTTCCGTTTTCTAGAACATTAAACTTTGAGAACCTTCAAAATCTAGCCATATGTGGGAAGATTGAAAAAAACAATCATTTAATCTCTATATCCACCATGACAACAGTTAGAGCGAAAAGAGCTGATCGAATctagttggaaaagaaagatgaaatagTGAGAGAATGATAGCTCTTGCCGTGAAGTCTTTGCCTTTGGCTAGTTTGACACTAACCTAAGCCTTCTAACTTGGAGAGTTTCCGGAGAGAGAGAGTATATAGAAGGGACTTAAGACGTATCCGTGGCTATTAAGTTATAATTCAATCTTGTGAGAGGTTCTTCATATTATTTGAGAAGAtcaatgaaaattttgcatcGTGAAGTTAGGATATcagaagaaagaaacaaaagtcAAATTAGTTCTTTGCATTTTACCTATGATTCTCTAATTCTGAATTGTTTGTGTTGATAAAACCATGAGCAGGGTGAAAGCTAAATAGTGAAGATGAGGGAGCGTAATCCTTTATCACTAATTAGAATAGGAATGTCATCCACAAACAATTCCCCCTGGGAAGCTTCAAAACCTACGTTGCTTAGACGCTTCAAAAATGTTGTCGCGTCCatgttggatcctccaaaaatgcactacttttggaggatccggcACACAACCATCGGCATAATTGAAGAACCGGGCAACATAGTTCAAAACAAGCCAAAGCTATCTTTAGATATGGTCCAGTCTCAGCTTGGTTATGGAGAAGGGGTTGCTGATTCTATTGTTGCAGAGTCCTACACCTTGTCAGGGGATGCtattttcccttttccttttccctaaaaaacTGTGTGTTTTTCATATTACCCTTTGCTTTAGCAATACTGTCCATCGGTCATTGTATGGGAAAATATTCCTACATATCTTTGAGCAACTTACTATCTGGAGACTTGAGTTCGTCGGAAGAAGAAGCATTATAGATGGTCCAAAAGACTTCCTAACGGGCAGCAATGTCCAGCTCATAAGTTTTGAAGTCACTCTATTGGCTTGTCTCAGATTTTGCATTTTCATTTTCCGCATGGTGACAGTGAATTATTTTTACTTGAAACATTTCTTTACTCGTTCATACTAACGATGTTTAGTTTGTTTTCTCGACTGTAGACTGAGTTGGCCAAGCACACGAGGGACTACTAATCCAGCAACAGTGATATTTGGTTCTCAACAACCGGTGCCTAAAATTTCCTGGTTCGGTGTAGGCTAGGAGTTTGGTTTGTTCAAATCTTGGTACGTATGTAAATGTTGTTTGTATGTTTGTTCAACCGGCAACTACGGTTTTTGATACTTTGAGGTCTGCTATATGCCTCAAGTTTAGGTTCAGAAAATGCTTGTGCAGGTTTAAACTGTTATTTGGCATGCTTTTGGTGTCTATTTGGATTAGTTTGGTTTTCAATTGTCTTAAAAACTGTTAATTAAATGAAGTTTTCTGGTTTCTACAATTAAAAAACACTCTTATATAGAGATAAAGTATATGTTAACGTGTGTCTACTTAAAATTTCTTATTCATATAGTATCAAAATCCTTGAGCCGAGaatctatcggaaacaacctctctacctctaCAAGGTTGGGGTAAGTTTTGCGTACACATTAGCCCccctagaccccacttgtgggattatgttgggtatgttgttgtatggtatcaaatcaaatgaaatgatatattttttgagATGAGAAACTGAAcaatttcaatttctttttgttACAAATCTGGAACTTGCATTGCAATGATAATAGTAGATACGCATTTATCATCAGATATGACCATAATTAAGGCCAAAATTTGATTAGTTTTAAGAAAGCAATTAGGCAAGACAAAACATAAGATCATGTTGCCTACAAGATCATTCATCGATCAGTTCTAATTAAGCATTTAGCTTTTATCAATAACCACTGACTTGAAGAATTAATGCAGAACCAAATTGATTTTGATATACCTGACATTAGTGCGACAATGACAATATTTTTTGGAGGATCTAactaacaataaaaaaaaaatgccataTGAGATAATAAGGATTTAGAAACAAAAATGACTATTAAAAGCGCTTAAACGAAGAAGATAGTTTCCAAAAAGATATTCATAAAATAAATTACTgactaaaattttaaataaggaCAAATTAGTCATGCTGTAGATGTTTTGCCTTAATGATAAGTGAGTTAAAAGAATTGctatgaaaataaaaacaaattataagTGAGTCTAATATTGCAAACTACAAGAATAGTATTATGAAGTCAAACTTAATGGAAGGTTTATAAAATTATGTACTCTAAAATATGTTAAAAACTATGCACTGAATATAGAAattaagttgaaatttcaagtttctaaatatcaaaaaaagagaagaactCTTAAATTAGATAacaggaaataattttggactaaaaaagaaaaaggtattTTAGaatacctcaatttttttttctcatcttttttctttttgtatcaGCCTTGAACTCATGACCTTGTGGTGTGGAGAGAACTCCCTCAACCACTTTGAACAAGAGTGACCGATGTTCTTTTCTCAACTGACAAAATTAGTTATTTGAAGCTTAGTGATGGTATCAAATGGCCTtatttctttaaataaatgaaaagccCAACTGggcataattaaaaaaaaaaaaaaaagatgatatCAAATGGGCCAAACCAACAAATTACAAAAAATTGGGCGGATTGTCCTTGATATgaactggtctttaatttttgtctctcaaaatcggtgattttatttttgtccatacttctcatttaataaaaatttgtagATCAAAGTACCCTTATtcactagtctatgaaaccaaAGACTCGGGTTCGAACCTTAGCAGAGGGggaaaaaaatcgcaagacaaaaTTTCATAGCAAACTATGTCTATTCGGACAAAAGTTGTATTTCCTTTTCCAGCATAGTTCTACAAAACTATACCAGACAAGGCATATATAGTTTCCGGCATAATTTCTATGTAACTACATAAAAACTATGCCTTGTAGCATAGTTCTGTAGGATAACTTAAGTTCTACAAAACT from Lycium ferocissimum isolate CSIRO_LF1 unplaced genomic scaffold, AGI_CSIRO_Lferr_CH_V1 ctg638, whole genome shotgun sequence includes these protein-coding regions:
- the LOC132045264 gene encoding DNA-directed RNA polymerases II, IV and V subunit 11-like, yielding MFFPYFERVQIRISYRYERFVVPEGVKKVSYERDTKIMNAATFTVEREDHTIGNIVRMSFPPRYFSYILECLFFGYKLPHPLQYKILLRIQTTSQSSPMQAYNQAINDLDKELDHLKNQFETELAKHTRDY